DNA sequence from the Burkholderiales bacterium genome:
CGCGCAGCTTGGCATAGTTGGGCTGCACCTCATATTGCTTGTTGGGCCCGCCAAAGGTCACAATGTCAGCCACCCCGGGAACGGTTCGTAACTGGCGCTGCATGACCCAGTTTTGCAGGGTGCGCAAGTCCTGCGTAGAGAGATGATCGCCGCGCAAACGATAGCGATAGATTTCGCTGATAGGGGACGACAGTGCAGCAAGATCCGGCTTTACCCCTTCTGGCAGATCGGCGGTGCGTAACCGTTCTATAACCTGCTGACGTGCGAAGTAGTCGTTCGCCTTGTCATTAAAGGTGATGATGATGAACGACAGCCCGAACTGGGTGTGAGAAAAAACACGAATCGCGTTCGGAATGCCCGAAAGCACGATTTCGAGTGGTATCGTAACCTGCCTTTCAACCTCTTCAGCGGCACGACCTGGATAGAGCGTGATGACGGTGACCTGGGTATCAGAGAGGTCCGGAAACGCTTCGACTGGTAGATTCTTGAAGGCGATCAATCCGCTGCCGATGAAGAGTAGCAGGCCCAGCAGCACGAACAGCGGTTGTTCGATTGCAAAGGCGACCAGGCGGCGAATCATTTGCTGCCGCCCGCCAGGAGTTGTTGCAGCAAGAGGCTGCCTTCCGTCACAACCTTCTGTCCTGTTTTAAGGCCATCACGAACGAGCACCCAACGCGGGCCTAGTTCGTCAGCGGCAATCGGCTGACGGCGAAAGCGGCCGTCGCCTTCATCGATAAAAACGTAGCGCTTATCGCCGATGAGCAAAACAGCATCCGCCGGGATACGTACTGCGATGGTCTGCTTTGTTTCTGAGGGAAGCGCCACTTTAGCCGTGACAAACATCTCGGCTTTCAAGCGCCGCTCGCGATTATCGATGCTCCCGCGCATCCGTAGTGCACGAGTCGCAGGATCGATTGCATCGCTCAACCACTCAACCTTGCCGGAGAATGTTTCACCAGGTAACGCGTTCGGACGTAGCGTCAAAGCCACGCCGGGCCTCAATAACGGCAGCAACGCTTCGGGCGCATCCAATATGAACCAGAGTTTCGTTACATCGCTGACGACGAAAAGTGCAGGCGAACCGGGTTGCGATTGATCCGGGCGGACCTCCTGACCTGGATTGAGGTTGCGTTCGACGACAACGCCCGAGAGCGGAGACTTGAGCGCAAACTGCTGATCGATATTTGAGCTGCTGCCATAGAGTTTTTCGCGTGCGAGCGTGCGTTCACGCTCTGCCTTGCTTCGCGCCACGTCTGCCTCGGCCGTTTGCAAATCTTTGGTCGCGATGATGCCATTTGCATGGAGCTCGCGCATGCGCTCCAGATTTTTTTCGGCTAGCGCCAGGTCCGCTGCTGCTTTGCGCGACTCGGCTTGCGCTTGACCAAAGTCCGGTGAAGAAATCAGTGCCAGCGTCTCACCGGCTTGCACGATTTTTCCTGGCACCGCGAGTATCCGTGTTACGCGGCCCGCCACCGGCGGGAATATGCGCACGGTACGTTCTTCATTGAGGACTAGGCGTCCCGATAATCTTAATTGCACATCCGTCGTTGGTTCCGCCACCGCCGATTTAATCACCGCGAGCTGCGGGCTGTTGGCAGCGAAGGTAATCGTTTCGCCGGTAAGGGCCGGTGGCGGTGGGGCCTGTGGTTCTTGAGTCTTGTGGCATGCACTCAATGCAACGACAAACAACAAAGTGACGTAAAAACGTCGAGTAGACAGAATCATGGCGTGTCGGTTTTCAATTCGGTTGCCGCCATCCAGGCCGCAAGCGCTTTGGCGTAATCGGCGCGCGCGTTGGCTAGGTCGAGCAATGTCGCGCGCAGTGTGCGGCGGGCATCGAGCACATCAGTCAAGGTGGCGGCGCCGTGCGCATAGGCGAATTCCACGCCGTCCGCAGCTCGCTTTGCAGCCGGAAGCACGTACTCCTGCATGCGCGTCGTGCGTTCCGCCGCGGCGCGTAAAGAGGCATAGGTTTTAGCGAGTTCTGACTTGGCCGTGGCTAACACTTTATCGCGCGCCACGAGAGCGGCACCGTAGTCAGCTTCGGCTCTTGCGATTTCACCTTCATAATAGTAATGAACGAAGAGCGGAATGTTGACCGACAATCCGTAGCTCACACCCGGCTCTTCGAAACGGAAACGCTCGACTTGCGCGCCCAGCGTGACATCGCGGGTACGCAGGCTCTTCGCGAGTTCACGTGCCGCTTGCGCGGCTTCGATACGCGCTTGGGCCGCGCGTACATCGGGACGGCGACCTAGCGCATCGAATTGTTCAGCGGACAATGGCTGTATGCCGGATATGTTGGGCCACGGATCTTCGGCGTACAAACTCTGCGCCTGCGTTTCCTGGCCGATCAACAATGCCAGCGTTTCCTGTGCACGCAAGGTGTCAGCCCGAATGGTCTCGGCGTCGCTTTGCGCACGCAACGCTTCAACCGTGAGCCGCGCTCGTTCGACTGGGGCAATATCGCCCGCCGCCAACCGCTTATCCGCAGCGGCAAGCGCTTGCGCGTACAGCCCGGACGTTTCCAGGGCAAGCGCCGCTTTCTCCTCGGCCAGCTTCAGGTCGTAATAAGCACTGTAGAGCGCCAAGCGCAACTGACGGTGCAGGTCTGCGAGGTCATTACGCACACCCATCGCTTGCCCTTTGGCGATTTCAGTGCGCCACCGCACCTTATCGCCGCGCTCGATCAATTGTGAAATGCTGACCGTCGTATCAACATTTGGTTTATCGTAAAATGGCCCCGAACCCACGCCACGCTGCGGGCTGATTTTGACGCTTTGCGCCGAAAGCGTCGGATTGGGATGAGCGCCAGCCACCACAACATTCGCCTCCACGGCTTCAAGTGTTTGTTGCGCGGCAGCGAGGTCGTGGTTCTTTGCCAATAACAACTTTTCAGCTTCAGCCAGGGTAAGCGCGGCGCTCGGCGAAGACTGTGCAGCAGTTAAACCGATTACACTGCATAATAAAGCTCGGCTCAACCGGCGAACAGACAAGCAAGCGCAGAAGAGTCTCATCCTAATCACACGTCACGTCGTTGTTATGTCACGAATCATAATGACCAAGCTTGCAGCATGCTGACAACCTACGCGTCAATAACTGAAATCGAGGGGATGTAAGCTGTTGCTGACGACTATGGCATATTGTAAAACATTGTTGGTAATAACTAGGTGGTTTAGGCGTCTTATTATAACTGCAGATTGTCTAAACGCATAAAGGCTGGGCCACTTTTGCCAAGGGGTGCTATCGTCAGACAAAAGTGACCTTGAGGGGTAGAGACGAATTATTTTTTTGTTTACTAGGCCGCTTTGGCGTATCCACGATGTTCATGCGCGCCGCGTTGATGGCGAGCAAATCAGCTTTGAGTTCTGGAACGGAGGTGGGAAATGACATTCTTCAGAAATAAGTCGTCTCTGACTGTGTGCTTGACTCCGACCAGTGCCCAGTTTTGCCCCGGTCGGGGAGCCAATCAGGACAATGCTGCATACTCTATCCAGTGCCCAGATTCATCCCCGTTGGCAGGGGAACGGCGCAGGCACTGTATTTTAATCTAAGCCCATGCACCCTCATACTTAGAACACGACGCCACTGGCAGTTCAGTCTGCGAACTCGAACTCCGCCACGAGTACGTGGTGG
Encoded proteins:
- a CDS encoding TolC family protein; protein product: MRLFCACLSVRRLSRALLCSVIGLTAAQSSPSAALTLAEAEKLLLAKNHDLAAAQQTLEAVEANVVVAGAHPNPTLSAQSVKISPQRGVGSGPFYDKPNVDTTVSISQLIERGDKVRWRTEIAKGQAMGVRNDLADLHRQLRLALYSAYYDLKLAEEKAALALETSGLYAQALAAADKRLAAGDIAPVERARLTVEALRAQSDAETIRADTLRAQETLALLIGQETQAQSLYAEDPWPNISGIQPLSAEQFDALGRRPDVRAAQARIEAAQAARELAKSLRTRDVTLGAQVERFRFEEPGVSYGLSVNIPLFVHYYYEGEIARAEADYGAALVARDKVLATAKSELAKTYASLRAAAERTTRMQEYVLPAAKRAADGVEFAYAHGAATLTDVLDARRTLRATLLDLANARADYAKALAAWMAATELKTDTP
- a CDS encoding efflux RND transporter periplasmic adaptor subunit; the protein is MILSTRRFYVTLLFVVALSACHKTQEPQAPPPPALTGETITFAANSPQLAVIKSAVAEPTTDVQLRLSGRLVLNEERTVRIFPPVAGRVTRILAVPGKIVQAGETLALISSPDFGQAQAESRKAAADLALAEKNLERMRELHANGIIATKDLQTAEADVARSKAERERTLAREKLYGSSSNIDQQFALKSPLSGVVVERNLNPGQEVRPDQSQPGSPALFVVSDVTKLWFILDAPEALLPLLRPGVALTLRPNALPGETFSGKVEWLSDAIDPATRALRMRGSIDNRERRLKAEMFVTAKVALPSETKQTIAVRIPADAVLLIGDKRYVFIDEGDGRFRRQPIAADELGPRWVLVRDGLKTGQKVVTEGSLLLQQLLAGGSK